In uncultured Propionivibrio sp., the sequence GCGAACGGCCGGCCCCGGCGCGCACCGACGCTCTCGAGCGCGCGCCGGATCGCCGTCAGCATGCCGAGCGCCAGCACATCGACCTTCATCAGCTTCAAGGCCTCGATGTCGTCCTTGTCCCACTGGATGACGCTGCGGCCGGCCATCGCCGCATTCTCGATAGGCACCAGACGGTCGAGGCGGCCGCGACTGATGACAAAACCGCCGACGTGCTGCGACAGATGCCGGGGAAAGCCGCGCAACTGCTCGGCCAGCAGCAGCCATTTGACGACCCGCGGCGCCGTCGGATCGAGACCGACCTCGGTGAAGCGTTGCGGCAACTGGTCGCGACTGTCCCACCAGGCCAGCGACGAGGTCAGCGCGTCGAGGCACTCGCGATCGATGCCGAGCGCCCGCCCGGCATCGCGCAAAGACGAACGCGTGCGGTAGCAGATCACCGTTGCCGCCAGCGCGGCACGTTCGCGACCGTATTTGTCATAGAGATACTGGATCACCTCTTCGCGCCGCTGGTGCTCGAAATCGACGTCGATATCCGGCGGCTCGTCGCGTTCGCGCGAAATGAAGCGGGCGAAGAGCAGCGCCGACTGCGCCGGGTCGACCTCGGTGATGCCCAGCGCATAGCAAACCGCCGAATTCGCCGCCGAACCGCGCCCCTGACAAAGAATGCCGCGTCCGCGCGCGAACTTGACGAGGTCATAGACAGTGAGGAAGTACGGCTCGTAGACCAACTCGGCGATCAGCGCGAGTTCCTGTTCGACCTGATCGCGCACCGCCGCAGGCACGCCACCGGCATAACGCCGCAACAGCCCGCTTTCGGTTTCGGCGCGCAGATAGGCCGACGGCGTCATGCCCGGCGGCACGACCTCGTCGGGATATTCATAGCGCAGCGAATCGAGTGAGAAATCGCAGCGTTCGGCAACCCGCAGCGTCTCGGCCAACAGTTCGGCCGGGTACAGCTGCGCCAGCCGCGCGCGCGAACGCAGATGCCGCTCGCCATTGGCGAACAGGGCGCGCCCGGCCGAATCGACCGTCGTTTTCAGGCGCAGGGCGGTCAGCGCATCCTGCAGCGGACGCCGGCTGCGCACATGCATATGCACATCGCCGGCAGCGACGATCGGTACGCCGCTCGTTGCCGACAGCATGCGCAAAGCGGCCAGTCGATCGCGATCCCCGGGCAGCAGATGGCGCTCGTAGGCGATCCAGGCGCGACCGGGAAAGGCCTCGATCAGCCAGGCCGCCGTCGCCGCCCAGGTCGCCGCCGAGGCCGGCGCCGGCACCCAGAGCGCCAGGCAGTCGGGTACGCCACGCGCCAGATCGCCGCGCGTCAGGCGGTACTCGCCCTTGGCGGCATGGCGCCGGCCGAGGCTGACGATCGCCGAAAGATTGCCATAGCCGGCGCGATCCTGCGCCAGCAGCACCAGTTTTTCCCCCATCGGCCAGCACCAGTTCGCTACCGACGATCAGCTTCAGCCCCGCCGCCCTGGGCTGCGACGTGGGCGCGCACGACGCCGGCCAGCGAACACTCGTCAGTGATCGCCAGGGCCGCATAACCGAGCGCCTGCGCGCGCGCCACCAGTTCCTCGGCATGCGACGCGCCGCGCAGGAAGCTGAAGTTCGACAGGCAATGCAACTCGGCATAGCCGGGCAACTCGTTCGTCATGAAAAGAAACCGTGCAGGAACCAGCCGCCCGGCGCGCGGCACTCGCGAAAAATCCATACGGCGCGCCCTTCCGCGTCGCGAGCAATGAAATAGTCGCGGCGAACATCGGCGGTGTTGTTCTCACGGCCCCCCTCGCCTTCGTCCCACCAGCCCGATTCGATACGCTCCGGCCCCGCCAGCAGTTCGAGCCGCCCACCGCGGTACGGTCGCCCGGCCACCTCGCGCAGGGATTCCGGTGCGGCCAGCAACCACAAGGGACGCGGCGGCAATGGTGACAACAGCGGTGACAACAACGGTGACGAAAGCGTTGACAACGGCGGCGAAGCCTCCGGCTGCG encodes:
- a CDS encoding error-prone DNA polymerase, which produces MGEKLVLLAQDRAGYGNLSAIVSLGRRHAAKGEYRLTRGDLARGVPDCLALWVPAPASAATWAATAAWLIEAFPGRAWIAYERHLLPGDRDRLAALRMLSATSGVPIVAAGDVHMHVRSRRPLQDALTALRLKTTVDSAGRALFANGERHLRSRARLAQLYPAELLAETLRVAERCDFSLDSLRYEYPDEVVPPGMTPSAYLRAETESGLLRRYAGGVPAAVRDQVEQELALIAELVYEPYFLTVYDLVKFARGRGILCQGRGSAANSAVCYALGITEVDPAQSALLFARFISRERDEPPDIDVDFEHQRREEVIQYLYDKYGRERAALAATVICYRTRSSLRDAGRALGIDRECLDALTSSLAWWDSRDQLPQRFTEVGLDPTAPRVVKWLLLAEQLRGFPRHLSQHVGGFVISRGRLDRLVPIENAAMAGRSVIQWDKDDIEALKLMKVDVLALGMLTAIRRALESVGARRGRPFALADIPREDPAVYEMIGRADTIGVFQIESRAQMAMLPRLRPARFYDLVVEVAIVRPGPIQGDMVHPYLRRRQGVEPISYPSPEVRAVLERTLGVPIFQEQVMQLAIVAAGFTPGEADQLRRSMAAWKRQGGLGHLRERLVGGMRARGYDMAFAEAIYRQIEGFGEYGFPESHAASFALLVYVSAWLKRHEPAAFLVGLLNAQPMGFYSASQLVQDARRHGVVVLAPDVQHSDWLAAPAGEHLDAVRLGLGQIAGLGAAAGLRVAAARPFRDVADLVRRAALGREDLAALADGGALGALAGHRRQAAWAVAGAPLQRDLLLEASSSDDEVMLAPLTEGENLVADFARLRLSLGRHPLALLRDSLTRRRYATTAALAGVEHNRPARCAGIVTCRQRPGTAQVIFLTLEDEYGLLNVIVHPRLAERQRRELLSARLLGVLGVVQREGGVLHLIAGRLVDHTPLLGALTTSSRDFH
- a CDS encoding PHP domain-containing protein gives rise to the protein MTNELPGYAELHCLSNFSFLRGASHAEELVARAQALGYAALAITDECSLAGVVRAHVAAQGGGAEADRR